The sequence atttCTGTGGGGAAAATTTGGCCAGAGATCCAGCATGCTCAACATCAACATTGCAAGACAATGATTTGTTGTATAGTTTACTCTTTTCTCCAGCTGATGATATCTCCTTTGTGATTTTATTAATAAGACACTGCCTCCTAGGACCATGCTGAAGGGTACACAACCCTGGAGTATAGTAGTAACATTTCTGTAGCTTGCTTCACAACAACATATGCACACTTATAGCTTTATGATATCTCAGGTGCCCTGCAAAGCCATTAGCACTATCTTGAAATAGCCTCTGTTATTTCTGTGAGTCATATAGGGGACTGGAATTGCTCCAGCTTCTTGCAGTCTAGAGAAAACTATAAATTAGAGGTTAAAAGATTTACTCTAAATGTATCAGAGGAAAACCACTTTTGAGGCACTGAAAGAGTCTGTGTTGAATTATGGTGTAAATCTAGACAGTGACAAAGTGGTATTCCCCAAGTGTCAGTACTgggtctggttttgttttacatattcataaatgacctggatgaggggacagggtgtaccctcagcaagttcgTTGATGATATGAAACTGGGAGGAGTAGCAGACATACCAGGGGGCTGTGCTTCCATTCAGTGAAAGTAAATGTAGGGTCCCACATCAGGGGAGGAATAACCCCAAGGAATAACAGGTTAAGGATTGACCTGCTGTAAAACAGCCTTGTAGAGAAGGACCAGAGAGTCCTAGTGGTCAAGTTAAGCATGAGACAGCAATGTGGCTTTGTGTCCAAGAAAGCAAATGGCATCCTGAGGTGCATCAAGAAGAGTATAGTCAGTATGTGGACGGAGGTCTACTCTGCCCTAGAGAGGCCACTTCATTGTATGTAAGAGCAAtaggttaaaaaatatttacagatatttggggggaaaaaaacaaataaaaaaaagttgagtCCTAGTGCTTCTTTTATGCCCATTGGTAATGACCATGAGAACAATATTACGTCTCAGCAAAAAACTCAAGTGAAGTCTGCAGGGTTGCAAACAGCTCGAGAACTTACTGTcagcaagtttaaaaaaaaaccaaaaccaaaccaaaataaaaataaaaaacaaaacaagaaccaaaccaaaccaaccaaccaaccaaccaaaaaacaaaacaagaaaagagtGCCCCAGGCTGATACACAACCCACTTGACACCTCTGGCATTAAGCCCATGACTTCAGCCCACACTGATGCATACTTCTGATGGAAATGCTGGGGTGTCTCATGCCAGAACTCAGAAGAAGCATTACTGAGGGAATGGACATGAAATCAGGAAATGCAAATCAGTGTAGAGGGAAATAACAACACATGCCATGTCATTACCTATGGTGTTTTCATTCATTAGGGGCATACACAAAAATTATTGTTTATGCAATGGTTATTTTTGGGCTTGAGGCAGGGTGATGCCAGTTAAACTCGTTGTTCTCTCAACAACTTCTGTCACCTCTTCCTGGCAATCAGGTGTATTGGAatccccttttctccctcatGGTCTCCTCTAGGACAGGGTCTTACCTTCAGATAAAACCTCCTCTTTGGTCTCCTTTTAGTGCTGTAAGATGATGATCAAGGGAGATGGCAGAGAAAAGAAGGTCTGCCACAGAGAGAAGGTGAGTCGGAGATGAGCTGGCTCTTTGCTCCAGAGTAGTGAGGATCCGTGGTCTTGGGTGATAACAGAAAGACCTACTGAGCTCAGGCAGTGAAAGCTTGTTCACTCCTACCCTCCATCCACATACCCATTCAAGCTCATTCCTTGTCTTCTTTTAGCTGGGTCTGAAGGCTGTTTCTCTTGAGTCCCTGTGATCTACTTCCTCTACTTTTCATCAAATTCCATTGATGAAAATCTATACATTCAAAAATCTatattaaaatcacattttattgGTATCTTTGTCAAGGATTATTTGAGTCACCTTAAGACCTTCCACACTCAACTGGAGGAGTCAGTGAGAGTTGTGGCTTTGCCTAAGAAAGAGATCTAGAAATGATCTCAGGAAGACCAACAAAGGGAAGGCAGCACACCTCAGGTACACTCCTACAAAATTTGGTTGGTCATACTGTCCTACATCGGACATCAATAGAGCAACATCAGGACACAAGCCCTTTTAGTCCAGCACCCATTTGGAAAGAGGTCTTTGCCTCACTCAGCAGCAGACTGATAAGCTGGCATTAGCCTGGACAAGAGGAGCCTGTGTCCCATCACAGTCACCAGCACCACTTCATTATAATAGGACAGATAAGGGGACAATGGCCTGCACAGACAGGTAGGTTGTCTTGACCCTTCTCCTGGAacataaagaaagaaacagagagcaCAGGGGAAGAGACCACATTTCCTCCACTGATGACATTCAGCCCCGCAAATCCTCATACCTCTCGTCCAGGCACTTACAGCAGACTTCATATGGGAAAACATGTGGCAGAAGGCAGGAAATGAAAAGTCACCTAGGATGCTTTACATTTGAAAGGAGCTTGTCAGAGAAGCATTACTTCCCAACAGGTGCCTCTGGGCCTGAGGCAGTGCAGGGCTACTATAAAaggcagcccagctctctgctccctcatcCACTTCTCTTGCCTCCTTCTCCTTGGGAATCAGGTGAGTGCAAAGccacttctcctcctctttctatATCAGTTCTCTCTTCTATGTACGTCTCAGGTGATATGGGAGCTTCTTCTcatgggagaggggaggagagaggaggactcTCATGGAAAGAGGCTGGGACTTAGTTGAGATGACTCCTGGGCTTTGAGCTGGGCAGTGTATGCTGAGCCTTGAAATATCATGGCTCCAGTGTGATTGTGTGAAGTCCTGATTCTCATGCATCCCTGTGCTTTGCTTCTTCGTTACTCTCTCTCCCAGGTGAACGTCTCTCCCAGAGACATGTCCTGCTACAaccagtgccagccctgctgccagccctgtggcCCAACCCCTCTGGCCAGCAGCTGCAATGAGCCCTGTtgcaggcagtgccagagctccACCGTTGTCATTGAGCCCTCCCCCGTGGTGGTGACCCTGCCCggacccatcctcagctccttcccacagaaCACCGTGGTGGGctcctccacctctgctgctgttggcagcatcctcagctgtgatggagtgcccatcaactccgGGGGTGTGGACCTCTCCTGCATCACCAGCCGCTACTGTGGCAACAGATGTAGGCCATGCTAAAGCTGCTGGCAGTGTCCCTTGCAAGAACCTCCCAGGACCTCAGTTCATGGTGCTGAACATGCAATAGAGCTTCATGCCATTACCTCCTTCTTCCACTCTACTGTCTCTCTCCCCCT is a genomic window of Heliangelus exortis chromosome 29, bHelExo1.hap1, whole genome shotgun sequence containing:
- the LOC139788442 gene encoding feather keratin Cos1-1/Cos1-3/Cos2-1, whose protein sequence is MSCYNQCQPCCQPCGPTPLASSCNEPCCRQCQSSTVVIEPSPVVVTLPGPILSSFPQNTVVGSSTSAAVGSILSCDGVPINSGGVDLSCITSRYCGNRCRPC